One genomic segment of Ipomoea triloba cultivar NCNSP0323 chromosome 9, ASM357664v1 includes these proteins:
- the LOC116028817 gene encoding cannabidiolic acid synthase-like yields the protein MQLIPYGGIMDEISPSETPYPHRAGNLFFLGYTNEWDEVGQVAAQKHLSWIRKFYAYLTPYVSNNPRESYSNYRDLDLGQNNLVGTTSLDQASYWGYKYFKNNFYRLARVKALVDPDNFFRNEQRIIPL from the coding sequence ATGCAGCTTATTCCCTATGGAGGGATAATGGATGAGATTTCGCCTTCAGAAACGCCTTATCCACACAGGGCAGGTAACCTATTTTTCCTCGGATACACCAATGAATGGGACGAAGTCGGCCAAGTGGCGGCTCAGAAGCATCTCTCATGGATTCGGAAGTTTTACGCTTACTTGACTCCCTATGTTTCCAACAATCCCAGAGAATCCTACTCCAATTACAGGGATCTTGACCTGGGACAAAACAATTTGGTCGGGACAACCAGCCTAGATCAAGCAAGTTATTGGGgttataaatatttcaagaataactTCTATAGGCTTGCCAGAGTGAAGGCTTTGGTAGATCCAGATAACTTCTTCAGGAATGAACAGAGAATTATTCCACTTTGA